A region from the Rheinheimera mangrovi genome encodes:
- a CDS encoding multidrug efflux RND transporter permease subunit, with product MKSRSIFAWCMDHPIGTVLLTFALILLGVLAFPRLSIAPLPEADFPTIQVNARLPGASAETMASSVATPLEVALSSVPGITEMTSSSALGSVDITLQFVLEKNIDTAAQEVQAALNQAAGRLPDMPNLPTWRKVNPADSPILIIGVTSETLSRTEISDLAETVLARQMTQINGVGEVFIGGQQKPAIRIQAKPEVLAAAGITLADIRAAVQRASVNLPKGALFGSNRVSTLTVNDQIFSADEYADLIVSYNNGAPVYLRDVATVKLGAENDFVQIWPNGESGVALIIRRQPGANIVATADRIRAALPQLTAALPADVKVEVFNDRTRTIRSSLHEVELTLAIAVILVIAVMAAFLRQWSATLIVSAVLGVSLIGTCAFMYLAGFSLNNLTLVAIVIAVGFIVDDAIVVIENIHRHLEAGETKRMAALKGAQEIGFTVVSISVSLVAAFIPLLFMGGIIGKLFLEFSLTATAAILISVVVCLTLAPTLASIFMDKAPAHDPNNPGFFDLLVKGYDKVLSWALDHQRIMLGVFFLTVAGSVASFMAIPKGFFPLQDTGFVIGITQAASDISYEDMVAKHKQLEAILKKDPDITGFNHLVGGNNSTGSGRVWIVLNDPDDRDASASEIIDRLRPQFAQIPGLQVFLRAAQDINLGAGPGRAQYSYVLKALSSEELATWTQALTAKLRQNPIFTDLSNDLQWDANIIKLELDRQEAARLGFAAADLDQALYDAFGQRQINEYQTETNQYNVILELDPAQRGTADSLNYFHLRSPTTGDMVPLLAFAKILPATSGPVVIAHNGMQPAANLSFNLAAGVALGDAVNALEQARAELQMPASVSGSFQGAAQAFQDSLATQPLLIFTALLAVYIILGVLYESFVHPLTILSTLPSAAIGAILLLWAWQLDFSIMALIGIILLIGIVKKNGILMVDFALQAQREQGMSAKDAIHQACLVRFRPIMMTTLAAILGAVPLMMGFGTGAELRVPLGVAVVGGLAFSQVLTLLTTPVVFLALDKAFLQKK from the coding sequence ATGAAAAGCCGCAGTATATTTGCCTGGTGTATGGACCACCCTATAGGCACAGTATTATTAACCTTCGCCTTAATTTTATTGGGCGTATTGGCTTTCCCCCGTTTATCCATAGCGCCTTTACCTGAGGCTGATTTTCCAACTATTCAGGTTAATGCGCGCTTGCCTGGTGCCAGTGCAGAAACTATGGCCTCATCCGTTGCTACGCCTTTGGAAGTGGCCTTAAGTTCAGTGCCTGGTATTACCGAAATGACTTCAAGCAGCGCTTTGGGCTCAGTCGACATTACGCTGCAGTTTGTGCTGGAAAAAAATATCGATACTGCAGCGCAGGAAGTACAGGCAGCATTGAATCAGGCGGCAGGTCGTTTGCCTGATATGCCCAACTTACCGACCTGGCGTAAAGTAAACCCGGCTGACAGTCCTATCTTAATTATTGGGGTCACCTCTGAAACCTTATCCCGCACTGAAATCAGCGATTTAGCTGAAACTGTGTTGGCGCGCCAAATGACCCAAATCAACGGCGTGGGTGAAGTATTTATTGGTGGTCAGCAAAAACCAGCCATTCGTATTCAGGCCAAACCCGAAGTTCTGGCTGCTGCTGGCATTACATTGGCGGATATTCGTGCCGCAGTGCAACGCGCCAGCGTCAACTTACCTAAAGGGGCTTTATTTGGCTCGAACAGAGTGTCCACTCTTACTGTGAATGACCAGATTTTTTCTGCCGATGAATATGCTGATCTAATCGTCAGTTATAACAACGGTGCCCCTGTGTATTTGCGCGATGTAGCCACTGTGAAACTTGGCGCAGAAAACGATTTTGTGCAGATTTGGCCGAATGGCGAATCAGGTGTGGCTTTGATTATTCGCCGTCAGCCTGGTGCCAATATAGTAGCCACAGCAGACCGGATCAGAGCAGCTTTACCTCAACTGACCGCTGCTTTACCTGCAGACGTCAAAGTTGAAGTATTTAACGACAGAACCCGGACTATCCGCTCTTCCTTGCATGAAGTGGAGCTGACGCTGGCTATCGCTGTGATACTGGTGATAGCTGTGATGGCGGCGTTTTTACGCCAGTGGTCCGCTACCTTAATAGTGTCTGCTGTGCTTGGTGTGTCCTTGATTGGCACCTGCGCTTTTATGTATCTGGCAGGTTTTAGCCTGAACAACCTCACTTTGGTGGCCATCGTCATAGCCGTAGGTTTTATTGTTGATGACGCCATAGTGGTGATTGAAAACATACACAGGCATTTAGAGGCGGGTGAGACCAAACGAATGGCAGCACTGAAAGGGGCGCAGGAAATTGGTTTTACTGTAGTTTCTATCAGCGTGTCTTTAGTGGCTGCTTTTATTCCGTTGCTGTTCATGGGCGGCATTATCGGCAAGTTGTTTTTAGAGTTTTCGTTAACAGCCACAGCAGCCATTTTGATTTCAGTAGTGGTGTGTTTAACGCTGGCGCCGACTTTAGCTTCTATTTTTATGGATAAAGCACCGGCTCATGACCCAAATAATCCTGGTTTTTTTGATCTCTTAGTCAAAGGTTATGACAAAGTGCTGAGCTGGGCTTTGGATCATCAGCGCATTATGCTTGGCGTGTTTTTCCTGACAGTGGCAGGTAGTGTCGCCAGTTTTATGGCGATACCCAAAGGCTTTTTCCCACTGCAGGACACAGGTTTTGTCATAGGGATCACTCAGGCCGCTTCTGATATCTCTTATGAAGATATGGTGGCCAAACATAAACAGCTGGAAGCCATACTGAAAAAGGATCCCGATATCACAGGCTTTAACCATTTGGTTGGGGGCAATAATTCCACAGGTTCTGGCCGGGTCTGGATAGTCTTAAACGACCCGGACGACCGGGATGCCAGCGCCAGTGAAATTATCGATAGGTTAAGACCGCAATTTGCCCAAATACCAGGCTTGCAGGTGTTTTTGCGGGCAGCGCAGGATATCAACCTTGGCGCAGGCCCAGGCCGTGCTCAATACAGTTATGTGCTTAAGGCGTTAAGTAGTGAAGAGTTGGCGACCTGGACTCAGGCTTTAACAGCTAAGCTCAGACAAAATCCGATCTTTACCGACTTATCCAATGATCTGCAGTGGGACGCCAATATTATTAAGCTGGAGCTGGACCGGCAGGAAGCCGCGCGTTTAGGTTTTGCCGCTGCTGATTTGGATCAGGCCTTGTACGATGCCTTTGGTCAGCGCCAGATTAACGAATACCAGACAGAAACCAACCAATACAATGTGATACTGGAGCTGGACCCAGCGCAGCGTGGTACAGCGGACAGCTTAAACTATTTCCACTTACGTTCACCCACTACAGGGGATATGGTGCCTTTGCTAGCCTTTGCCAAAATATTACCAGCGACCAGTGGCCCGGTAGTTATTGCGCACAATGGTATGCAGCCTGCGGCGAATTTATCCTTTAACCTGGCTGCTGGTGTGGCTTTGGGCGATGCAGTGAATGCGTTAGAGCAAGCCAGAGCAGAGCTACAAATGCCAGCCTCTGTGTCCGGATCTTTTCAGGGTGCAGCTCAGGCCTTTCAGGATTCTCTGGCGACGCAACCTTTACTGATTTTCACAGCTTTACTAGCGGTGTATATCATTTTAGGTGTGTTGTACGAGAGTTTTGTCCACCCTCTGACTATTTTGTCTACTCTGCCTTCGGCTGCTATAGGTGCCATTTTATTGCTGTGGGCCTGGCAGCTGGATTTCTCCATTATGGCGCTTATTGGCATTATTCTGCTGATAGGCATAGTGAAGAAAAACGGTATTCTGATGGTCGACTTCGCGTTGCAAGCCCAACGCGAACAAGGCATGTCAGCCAAAGACGCGATACATCAGGCCTGCTTAGTGCGTTTCCGCCCTATTATGATGACCACGCTGGCAGCTATTTTAGGTGCTGTGCCTTTAATGATGGGCTTTGGTACTGGTGCAGAACTGCGGGTACCTTTAGGCGTGGCAGTGGTAGGGGGTTTGGCCTTTAGCCAGGTATTAACTCTGCTGACGACTCCAGTGGTATTTCTGGCGCTGGATAAAGCCTTTTTGCAGAAAAAATAA
- a CDS encoding TonB-dependent receptor, with the protein MKVLKLKPAYLLTTLALCSAFGVAAQVAESTKSSDGKDDEGRAIEVIQISATKRVTTLRETPLAVTAFDQKTLDENHVAQLDDLQGIVPSLQIAQNGTQNTPMVYVRGIGSSDQTESGDPAVAFHIDGVYSARSQGASALMFDLEGAEILRGPQGTLFGRNATGGVVNLHTAKARLDGFDANAEITLGNYDRRAMRGMVNIPLSDTLAVRVAAAVDQSEGVVDFLPGSAMGEKYGSTDLAAARFSAFYQPSDKFDLTFSYENFTDNGTGNIPTISGGSDRSSYVQEPGFNDATSDSFRTRANYNFDSGLQLSYIGGYTDTSRVSVWDRTWSLTKYEWGGCVECTHEATQHELQFKNDDAERLQWMVGYFYFKENNSTNFDIVHPDVDYEGGTTPNKNLWSTYRQPDRGLESNSIYAQSTYKLTDDWRVSAGLRYTNDKRWDKGGRNIMCPDVKRTEVMDPNQDNLGYMDPEGILNGLGPNKNLVQPGQCWVDTYNDTSPEWSKTTGMARVEWDMTDDVMFYSSYATGFKSGTIQDGGKYTGTGPFTQADLDAIIAGNNNEAAGTAAYVAPEENSSIELGMKGLFLDGTLQLFAALFSTEYTDLQVTSNVVTNTGADLLRKTNAGKATINGLELEARWLVIENGELSGSMSVLDATYDDFLTTDSKYGRDGLAFNPSAGNPALPNLLDFSGNHLVMAPEFSASVNYEHFVGLESGATLKPRIRVGYTSEVWFDPANRGDRPEGFKNLPYAADIDRQDAYTKVDLSLTFEPSEGNWSTEAFVNNVTDRDIKSDQGRTHGDAVPNFMWQSPRTFGVRFNVAFE; encoded by the coding sequence GTGAAAGTTTTAAAATTAAAACCGGCGTATTTACTCACCACTCTGGCACTCTGCAGCGCTTTTGGTGTGGCTGCACAAGTGGCTGAAAGCACAAAGAGCAGCGATGGCAAAGATGATGAAGGCCGTGCTATTGAAGTGATTCAAATCAGCGCGACCAAAAGGGTAACCACCTTACGTGAAACCCCACTGGCAGTAACAGCCTTTGACCAGAAAACTCTGGACGAAAACCATGTGGCACAACTGGATGATTTGCAGGGCATAGTTCCAAGTTTACAAATTGCGCAAAACGGCACCCAAAATACCCCTATGGTGTATGTGCGTGGTATTGGTTCTTCTGACCAAACCGAAAGTGGTGACCCTGCCGTCGCTTTCCATATAGATGGTGTCTATTCAGCCCGCTCGCAGGGCGCCTCTGCCTTGATGTTTGATTTGGAAGGCGCTGAAATTTTACGTGGCCCACAAGGCACTTTATTCGGCCGTAATGCCACTGGTGGTGTAGTGAACTTACACACTGCCAAAGCCCGTCTGGATGGTTTTGATGCCAACGCCGAAATCACTTTAGGCAACTACGACCGTCGTGCTATGCGTGGTATGGTCAATATTCCATTAAGCGATACTTTAGCTGTGCGTGTTGCTGCTGCTGTGGACCAATCTGAAGGTGTGGTTGATTTCCTGCCAGGTTCAGCTATGGGTGAAAAATACGGTTCTACCGATCTGGCTGCTGCGCGTTTCAGTGCTTTTTACCAGCCGTCAGACAAGTTTGATTTAACCTTCTCCTACGAAAACTTTACCGACAATGGCACTGGTAATATCCCAACCATCAGCGGTGGTTCGGATCGCAGCTCTTATGTACAAGAGCCAGGTTTTAACGACGCAACCAGCGATAGCTTCCGTACCAGAGCCAACTACAACTTTGACTCGGGCCTGCAATTGTCTTACATAGGCGGTTACACAGATACGTCTCGTGTTTCGGTATGGGACAGAACCTGGAGCCTGACCAAGTATGAATGGGGTGGTTGTGTGGAATGTACCCACGAAGCCACTCAGCACGAATTACAGTTTAAAAATGACGACGCTGAACGTTTACAGTGGATGGTGGGTTACTTCTACTTCAAAGAAAACAACAGCACTAATTTTGACATAGTGCACCCTGATGTTGATTACGAAGGTGGTACTACCCCAAATAAAAACTTATGGTCCACTTACCGTCAGCCTGACCGTGGTTTAGAGTCCAACAGTATTTATGCTCAGTCGACTTACAAGCTGACTGATGACTGGCGTGTAAGCGCTGGCTTACGTTACACCAACGATAAACGTTGGGACAAAGGTGGCCGTAACATCATGTGTCCTGATGTAAAACGTACTGAAGTGATGGACCCTAATCAGGACAACCTGGGGTACATGGATCCGGAAGGCATCCTCAATGGTCTTGGCCCGAACAAAAACCTGGTGCAACCTGGTCAATGTTGGGTTGATACCTACAACGACACCAGCCCGGAGTGGAGCAAAACGACAGGTATGGCTCGTGTTGAATGGGACATGACAGACGATGTGATGTTCTACAGCTCCTACGCCACTGGCTTTAAGTCCGGTACTATTCAGGATGGCGGTAAATATACGGGCACTGGTCCATTCACCCAGGCTGACCTGGATGCCATTATCGCTGGCAACAATAACGAAGCTGCGGGAACTGCCGCTTACGTAGCACCTGAAGAAAACAGCAGTATTGAACTGGGTATGAAAGGTTTATTCCTGGATGGCACCTTGCAGTTATTTGCTGCACTGTTCAGTACTGAATACACAGACTTACAGGTGACCAGTAACGTGGTCACCAACACTGGCGCTGACTTGCTGCGTAAAACTAACGCCGGTAAAGCCACTATTAATGGTCTGGAATTAGAAGCCCGTTGGTTAGTGATTGAAAATGGCGAGTTAAGTGGTTCTATGTCTGTACTGGATGCAACTTACGATGACTTCCTGACCACAGATTCTAAATATGGCCGTGATGGTTTAGCTTTTAACCCGTCTGCAGGTAACCCTGCTTTACCTAACCTGCTGGATTTCAGCGGTAACCATTTAGTGATGGCTCCGGAATTCTCAGCTTCTGTGAATTACGAACATTTTGTTGGTCTGGAAAGCGGCGCTACGTTAAAGCCAAGAATTCGTGTGGGTTACACCAGCGAAGTATGGTTTGACCCGGCCAACCGTGGTGACAGACCTGAAGGTTTCAAAAATCTGCCTTATGCTGCTGATATCGACCGTCAGGATGCCTATACCAAAGTGGACTTAAGCCTGACGTTTGAACCTTCAGAAGGCAACTGGTCTACAGAAGCTTTTGTGAATAACGTCACTGACCGCGATATTAAGAGCGATCAAGGCCGTACTCACGGTGACGCAGTACCTAACTTTATGTGGCAATCACCACGTACCTTTGGTGTGCGTTTTAACGTAGCTTTTGAATAA
- a CDS encoding IS3 family transposase (programmed frameshift): MTTKRFPEEFKIEAVKQITERGHSVASVAKRLDISTNSLYLWLKKYGSNSEHYQQVSEQEAKIRELEKQLKRVTMERDIFKGGRRVLCRGVKEKYTFIKSRLAHYPVQLMCQVLNIQRSGLYAWLKQPHSGRTLEDNRLLGLIKHSWLESGCVYGYRKVTSDLKDLGERCSKNRVARLMKQETLSAQVGYRRRKGHYHGKPAVVAQNVLQREFDVTEPNRVWVTDITYIKTHEGFLYLAVVLDLFSRQVVGWSMQPRMDADVVLKALLMAIWRRKPKQEVLVHSDQGSQFTGYEWQGFLKEHNLKASMSRRGNCHDNACAESFFQLLKRERVRRKVYVTREEAKSDIFNYIEMFYNIKRKHGYSGDLPPAVFEKQYFMRQQTV; the protein is encoded by the exons ATGACGACAAAACGGTTTCCAGAAGAATTTAAGATTGAAGCAGTCAAGCAAATTACGGAGCGCGGCCATTCTGTGGCGAGCGTTGCGAAGCGTTTAGACATCTCTACAAACAGTCTTTACCTGTGGCTTAAAAAATACGGCAGCAACAGCGAACATTATCAACAGGTTTCTGAGCAGGAAGCCAAGATCCGTGAGTTAGAGAAACAACTGAAACGGGTGACGATGGAACGCGATATAT TTAAAGGAGGCCGCCGTGTACTTTGCCGTGGAGTCAAAGAAAAGTACACGTTCATAAAATCCAGACTGGCTCACTATCCGGTGCAACTGATGTGTCAGGTGCTGAATATTCAGCGCAGCGGGTTGTATGCATGGTTAAAACAGCCACATTCTGGCCGGACCTTGGAAGACAACCGCTTGTTAGGGTTAATTAAGCATTCGTGGCTGGAAAGTGGCTGTGTTTATGGCTATCGCAAAGTCACCAGCGATTTGAAAGATTTAGGCGAACGATGCAGTAAAAACCGCGTGGCCAGGCTGATGAAGCAGGAAACGCTGAGTGCGCAAGTGGGATACCGCAGACGGAAAGGCCACTACCATGGCAAGCCTGCGGTGGTGGCGCAGAATGTGTTGCAACGCGAGTTTGATGTCACAGAACCGAATCGGGTTTGGGTCACCGATATAACTTACATCAAAACCCATGAAGGCTTTCTGTATCTGGCGGTCGTACTGGACTTGTTCTCGCGTCAGGTTGTTGGTTGGTCGATGCAGCCGAGAATGGATGCGGATGTGGTGCTCAAAGCGTTACTAATGGCGATCTGGCGCAGAAAACCCAAGCAGGAAGTCCTTGTTCATTCCGACCAAGGCAGCCAGTTTACTGGCTACGAATGGCAAGGCTTTTTAAAAGAACACAACCTCAAAGCCAGTATGAGTCGTCGCGGTAATTGCCATGACAATGCGTGTGCAGAAAGCTTTTTCCAGTTGTTAAAGCGAGAGCGGGTCAGGCGAAAAGTGTATGTAACCAGAGAAGAAGCGAAGTCGGATATCTTTAATTACATCGAAATGTTCTATAACATCAAACGCAAACATGGGTACAGTGGTGATCTGCCTCCTGCTGTATTTGAAAAGCAGTACTTTATGAGGCAACAAACTGTCTAA
- the gntR gene encoding HTH-type transcriptional regulator GntR, with translation MNKKPNLKDVAKVAGVSAITVSRVLSNPDKVSEKLRAKVEQAVHEIGYIRNHAASALASRRSGVIAVIIPSLSNIVFNDVLQGIYSAVKQHHLQVVLGDCHYSPLEEEKLIATLLSQSPEGFILTGTDQTDYARKLLQQSGIPIVQLMELSDCPIDMNIGFSHFNAGVDITNHLLQKGYRKLGFLGARMDTRTQQRLAGFKKAIADFKQPCQSYVVTTTQSSSIRLGGQLLQAVMAESQGQCDAVFCCNDDLALGALFETKRMNLKVPADIAICGFNDLEASALVEPAITSVASPRFEMGQQAVELLMTASGEDKTHKPPIDVGYRIVERAST, from the coding sequence ATGAACAAAAAACCTAACCTGAAAGATGTGGCTAAAGTAGCAGGGGTCAGTGCTATTACTGTGTCCCGCGTGCTTAGTAATCCTGATAAAGTCTCAGAAAAACTGCGGGCAAAAGTTGAACAGGCTGTGCATGAAATTGGTTATATCCGTAACCATGCGGCCAGTGCATTGGCTTCCCGTCGTTCAGGTGTGATTGCGGTTATCATTCCATCATTATCTAACATAGTTTTTAATGATGTTTTGCAGGGTATTTATAGTGCAGTGAAACAACATCATCTTCAGGTGGTATTGGGGGATTGCCATTATTCGCCTTTGGAAGAAGAAAAACTGATCGCCACTTTACTCAGTCAGTCGCCTGAAGGTTTTATTTTAACCGGCACAGATCAAACCGATTATGCCCGTAAATTACTGCAACAATCCGGCATTCCTATAGTGCAGCTGATGGAACTCAGCGACTGCCCTATTGATATGAATATTGGCTTTTCGCACTTTAATGCCGGGGTGGATATCACTAACCACTTGCTGCAAAAAGGCTATCGCAAACTAGGCTTTCTGGGCGCCCGCATGGATACCCGTACCCAGCAACGTTTAGCGGGTTTTAAAAAGGCGATAGCGGATTTTAAGCAGCCTTGTCAGAGTTATGTAGTCACCACCACTCAGTCTTCCTCGATACGTTTAGGCGGTCAGTTATTGCAGGCTGTGATGGCAGAATCTCAAGGGCAGTGTGATGCGGTGTTCTGCTGTAACGACGATTTGGCTTTGGGAGCTTTGTTTGAAACCAAGCGGATGAACCTGAAAGTGCCGGCAGATATCGCCATTTGTGGTTTTAACGATTTAGAAGCTTCAGCTTTGGTCGAACCCGCCATTACCAGCGTCGCCTCACCTCGTTTTGAGATGGGCCAGCAAGCGGTTGAATTACTGATGACAGCATCGGGCGAGGACAAAACCCATAAGCCACCTATAGATGTGGGTTATCGCATAGTGGAAAGGGCTTCAACCTGA
- a CDS encoding gluconokinase, translated as MQQDLTAQKQASNTTQCQSLIIMGVAGSGKSTLALRLAEQLGWHYLEGDDFHSLEAKQMMASGTPITSEMRDQWVGRLCAALQECATKQLAVVLSYSGLIRKHRERIRQAASNPQFIYLQGSAELLAERLAQRQNHFMPVSMLQSQLATMESVEQEADVLCLDISQSVNELMLQVILKIEQRL; from the coding sequence ATGCAACAGGATCTAACAGCTCAGAAGCAGGCAAGCAATACAACACAATGCCAAAGTCTGATCATTATGGGCGTGGCCGGCAGCGGCAAATCTACGCTGGCTTTGCGCCTTGCAGAGCAACTGGGTTGGCATTATCTGGAAGGTGATGATTTTCACAGCCTTGAAGCCAAACAGATGATGGCGTCAGGCACGCCTATTACCAGTGAAATGCGTGACCAATGGGTCGGCCGTTTATGTGCAGCTTTACAAGAGTGCGCAACAAAACAACTTGCAGTGGTATTAAGTTATTCAGGTTTAATCCGCAAGCATCGTGAGCGCATTCGTCAGGCGGCTTCCAACCCACAGTTCATTTATTTACAAGGCAGCGCTGAATTGCTGGCCGAACGCCTGGCGCAGCGGCAAAACCATTTTATGCCTGTGTCTATGCTGCAAAGCCAGCTGGCTACTATGGAATCGGTAGAGCAGGAAGCTGATGTGCTGTGTCTGGATATCAGTCAAAGCGTCAACGAACTGATGCTGCAAGTCATTTTAAAAATAGAGCAACGACTATAA
- a CDS encoding MFS transporter, with product MTTETAVPQDKLKLREKLGYGVGDMGFNFYWANISAFLLIFYTDVFGISAAAAGTMMLITKIIDAFTDPMMGALADRTKSRFGKFRPYLLWLALPLAGAGVLTYSTPDLGPGGKLVWAYCTYSLLMLTYTAINIPYSALSGVMTRNSQDRTTLVSFRFIGGFTGGILVTYLTPKLVVLLGQGDEILGWQLTMGVFGIAAALLFLFTFASTKERIQPVSETNNAVKQDLLDLKNNKPWLVLFSLALIIMITITMRASSGTYYFKYYVMRPELVGEFLSSYMFALALGAASTPLMTKFMDKKPLMMLLMSLAGLFSISLFFVPADQVGLIFAINLAIGFVLGPKSPLAFSMYADTADYNEWRTGRRATAMTFSAATFSQKLGGAIASAVIGWLLALIGYVANTEQSAGSQMGILLMVSVIPGLVAFLAAFVMRFYHLDEKQLLTIQQELDQRKAAPFKQTAVVGVSE from the coding sequence GTGACAACAGAAACTGCGGTACCTCAAGACAAGCTAAAGCTGCGCGAAAAGCTCGGTTACGGCGTCGGCGATATGGGTTTTAATTTCTATTGGGCTAATATTTCGGCCTTTTTATTGATTTTTTATACCGATGTATTTGGTATCTCAGCGGCTGCCGCTGGCACCATGATGCTGATCACTAAAATCATCGATGCGTTTACCGACCCTATGATGGGCGCTTTAGCGGACAGAACCAAAAGCCGTTTTGGTAAATTCCGGCCTTATTTATTGTGGCTCGCTTTACCTCTTGCTGGTGCTGGTGTGTTGACCTACAGCACGCCGGATTTAGGCCCAGGCGGTAAACTGGTATGGGCTTATTGCACTTATAGCCTGCTGATGCTGACGTACACAGCTATCAATATTCCTTATTCAGCCTTGTCTGGTGTGATGACCCGTAATAGCCAGGACAGAACTACTTTAGTCAGCTTCCGTTTTATCGGTGGTTTTACCGGCGGTATTCTGGTGACTTATTTAACCCCTAAGCTGGTGGTGTTGTTAGGCCAAGGCGATGAAATCTTAGGCTGGCAGCTGACTATGGGCGTCTTTGGTATAGCTGCTGCTTTGCTGTTTTTATTCACCTTTGCCAGCACCAAAGAGCGTATTCAGCCTGTCAGTGAAACCAACAATGCCGTGAAACAGGATTTGCTCGATTTAAAAAACAACAAACCCTGGCTGGTGCTGTTCAGTTTGGCGCTGATCATTATGATCACTATTACCATGCGCGCCAGCAGTGGTACTTATTACTTTAAATATTATGTAATGCGGCCTGAGCTGGTCGGCGAGTTTTTATCTTCTTATATGTTTGCTTTGGCTTTAGGTGCTGCATCTACGCCATTAATGACCAAGTTTATGGATAAAAAGCCATTGATGATGCTGCTCATGAGCCTGGCCGGATTATTCTCTATCAGCTTGTTTTTTGTGCCAGCTGATCAGGTGGGTTTAATTTTTGCCATCAACCTGGCTATAGGTTTTGTATTAGGGCCTAAATCGCCACTGGCTTTTTCTATGTATGCCGATACCGCAGATTACAATGAATGGCGCACTGGCCGTCGTGCCACAGCTATGACCTTTTCAGCCGCTACCTTTTCGCAAAAACTCGGCGGTGCTATTGCCTCAGCTGTAATTGGCTGGTTATTGGCATTGATAGGTTATGTCGCCAACACTGAACAAAGTGCGGGCTCACAAATGGGTATTTTACTCATGGTTTCAGTGATCCCTGGCTTAGTGGCCTTTTTAGCTGCTTTTGTCATGCGCTTTTACCATTTAGATGAAAAACAATTGCTGACCATTCAACAGGAATTGGATCAGCGCAAAGCAGCACCTTTTAAACAAACTGCAGTAGTCGGAGTGTCGGAGTAA